The following are encoded together in the Proteiniphilum saccharofermentans genome:
- a CDS encoding SRPBCC domain-containing protein translates to MAKEIRTEITIQAKREKVWAILTDFENYPNWNPFITFIEGKAEEGRQITVRIAPPGGKTMTFKPTIITRTENRELKWLGTVLFKGLFDGEHTFELKDNAYGTVTFIQGEQFRGIFTGLFNPEKTIKGFNEMNNKLKELAEKEEYNR, encoded by the coding sequence ATGGCAAAAGAAATCAGAACCGAAATAACTATTCAGGCAAAACGCGAAAAAGTATGGGCAATCCTCACCGATTTTGAGAATTATCCGAATTGGAACCCATTTATCACCTTCATAGAGGGGAAAGCAGAAGAAGGACGTCAGATAACCGTCAGAATAGCCCCTCCGGGTGGGAAAACAATGACCTTCAAACCGACAATTATTACAAGGACGGAGAACCGGGAATTAAAATGGTTAGGAACAGTATTGTTCAAAGGATTATTCGACGGAGAACATACGTTCGAGCTAAAAGACAACGCATACGGGACGGTCACATTTATCCAGGGCGAACAATTTAGAGGTATTTTCACTGGATTGTTTAACCCCGAAAAAACAATTAAGGGATTTAATGAAATGAACAATAAACTGAAAGAACTCGCAGAGAAAGAGGAATATAATCGTTGA
- a CDS encoding DUF456 domain-containing protein, which produces MGDTIWIILAGLLLLVGAVGTIAPILPGLPLSWGGLLALKFIPSTQDDISWTAIIVLGVLTAVVTILDNILPVWGTKRMGGNKQVVWGATIDLLVGFFLGPWGIILGPFVGAFAGGLLSGTQFIHAVKQATGAFVGYIAGLVLKLVTVGLIISFFVRTLVI; this is translated from the coding sequence ATGGGAGATACGATTTGGATTATCCTGGCCGGTCTACTGTTGCTCGTAGGAGCTGTAGGGACTATTGCACCGATACTTCCCGGCCTTCCTTTGAGTTGGGGAGGATTGCTGGCATTGAAGTTCATTCCCTCTACGCAGGATGATATCTCTTGGACAGCTATTATCGTCTTGGGTGTATTGACAGCCGTAGTCACTATCCTCGACAATATCCTGCCGGTTTGGGGGACAAAAAGAATGGGTGGCAATAAACAAGTGGTCTGGGGCGCTACTATCGACCTGTTGGTAGGTTTCTTCCTGGGGCCGTGGGGTATTATTTTGGGCCCGTTTGTGGGCGCTTTCGCCGGAGGGCTGCTTTCCGGAACACAATTTATACACGCTGTGAAACAGGCTACCGGCGCCTTTGTCGGTTATATTGCAGGGCTTGTGCTTAAATTGGTGACAGTCGGTTTGATTATCTCCTTTTTCGTGAGAACGCTTGTCATTTGA
- a CDS encoding metal ABC transporter solute-binding protein, Zn/Mn family produces the protein MQKYLYIILLSALTLACGSGTRNNNEGKRMLTVTIEPQRYFLDQIVGNAFAINTLVPPGSSPETYEPAPSVMVDMAKSDIYFMVGDLGFENAWSKRLAENNPNVAIVNCSEGIERMEGHDHSHDQEHYHAHDHDHHHGDITAHVHAHSGVDPHVWSSPRAVKVLVRNMLDAVVKLDPDNEETFRTNFDTLSVKIERTDSLIRDLLKDAPSKSFIIYHPALGYFARDYGLHQISIEFEGKSPSPSQIKEIVDVARKEKINTIFIERGFDTKNASVIAQEIGAEVFEIDLLRYEWDEELLRIAAILAHKANEYLR, from the coding sequence ATGCAAAAATATCTGTATATCATCTTGCTATCGGCACTGACTTTGGCATGCGGTTCCGGAACCAGGAATAATAATGAAGGAAAGCGGATGCTGACGGTGACTATTGAACCTCAACGTTACTTCCTCGATCAGATCGTAGGCAATGCATTTGCAATCAATACGCTTGTGCCTCCCGGATCAAGCCCTGAGACATATGAACCGGCCCCTTCGGTGATGGTCGACATGGCGAAGAGCGATATCTATTTTATGGTGGGTGACCTCGGTTTTGAGAATGCCTGGAGCAAACGCCTCGCGGAAAATAACCCGAATGTAGCTATCGTAAATTGTTCGGAAGGGATTGAGAGGATGGAAGGGCATGACCACAGCCATGATCAGGAACATTACCACGCACACGACCATGATCACCATCATGGAGACATCACAGCACATGTGCATGCCCATAGTGGTGTAGATCCGCATGTATGGTCGTCACCCCGGGCCGTAAAGGTTTTGGTCCGGAATATGCTGGATGCGGTCGTGAAATTAGATCCTGATAATGAAGAGACATTCCGGACCAATTTTGATACATTGTCGGTAAAAATAGAACGGACAGACAGCCTGATCCGTGATTTGCTGAAAGATGCCCCCTCAAAATCATTTATCATTTATCATCCCGCATTGGGCTATTTTGCACGCGATTATGGCCTGCATCAAATAAGTATTGAGTTCGAGGGGAAAAGCCCTTCTCCTTCGCAGATTAAAGAAATTGTAGACGTCGCCCGAAAGGAAAAGATCAATACTATTTTTATAGAGCGTGGTTTTGACACGAAGAATGCATCCGTGATTGCTCAGGAGATCGGTGCGGAGGTGTTTGAGATTGATCTGCTCAGGTACGAGTGGGATGAAGAATTGCTGAGGATTGCCGCCATTTTAGCCCATAAAGCAAATGAGTATTTGCGTTAA
- a CDS encoding aspartate-semialdehyde dehydrogenase — MKIAIVGTSGAVGQELLRVLDERNFPLDELLLFGSSRSAGTSYNFRGKQVEVKELQHNDDFKDVDIAFVSAGGGTSLEFAETITKYGAIMIDNSSAFRMQDDVPLVVPEVNAEDALNSPRGIIANPNCTTAQLVVALQAIEEIAHIKRAHVATYQAASGAGAAAMQELEDQYKQLVNGEEPTVSKFAYQLAYNLIPQVDVFTDNGYTKEEMKMYNETRKIMHSNIEVSATCVRVPVMRAHSEAIWIETERPISVEEAREAFSKAKGVEVIDNPSAREYPMPLGLSGKDPVYVGRIRKDLANENGLTFWTVSDQIRKGAALNAVQIAEYLISQR, encoded by the coding sequence ATGAAGATCGCTATTGTAGGTACCAGCGGAGCTGTAGGTCAGGAATTACTCCGGGTACTGGATGAAAGAAATTTCCCGTTGGACGAACTCCTGTTATTCGGTTCGTCGAGAAGTGCCGGAACATCATATAATTTCAGAGGTAAACAGGTCGAAGTAAAAGAATTGCAACACAACGACGATTTCAAGGATGTCGATATTGCATTCGTCTCTGCAGGTGGAGGTACTTCACTGGAATTTGCCGAGACCATCACCAAGTACGGAGCCATCATGATCGACAACTCCAGTGCATTCCGTATGCAGGATGATGTGCCTTTGGTCGTTCCGGAAGTGAATGCGGAAGATGCGCTGAACAGCCCTCGCGGTATCATCGCCAATCCCAACTGTACTACCGCACAATTGGTAGTAGCACTACAGGCAATTGAAGAGATCGCTCATATCAAAAGAGCCCATGTAGCCACTTACCAGGCCGCTTCGGGAGCCGGCGCGGCTGCCATGCAGGAACTGGAAGACCAGTACAAGCAATTGGTGAACGGTGAAGAACCGACTGTTTCCAAGTTCGCCTATCAGCTTGCATACAATCTGATCCCCCAGGTGGATGTCTTTACTGATAACGGATATACGAAAGAGGAGATGAAGATGTACAATGAAACACGCAAGATCATGCACTCCAACATAGAAGTAAGTGCAACCTGTGTACGGGTACCGGTAATGCGTGCACATTCAGAGGCTATCTGGATCGAGACCGAACGTCCCATCTCTGTAGAAGAAGCACGGGAAGCATTCAGCAAAGCGAAAGGAGTAGAGGTAATCGATAACCCGTCTGCCAGAGAATACCCTATGCCCCTGGGACTCTCCGGAAAAGACCCTGTGTATGTAGGACGTATCCGTAAGGATCTTGCCAATGAGAATGGATTGACTTTCTGGACCGTATCGGATCAGATCCGTAAAGGAGCTGCCCTGAATGCTGTTCAGATTGCAGAATATCTCATCAGCCAGAGATAA
- a CDS encoding carbohydrate kinase family protein — MNKIIVGLGEILWDVFPERKILGGAPANFAYHVSQFGFNGYALSAVGNDLLGKEILNSLEEKNLNYLIETTDYPTGTVQVTLSGAGIPQYEICENVAWDNIPFTKRTENLAKSTSAVCFGSLAQRNKTSRETIKKFLKTVPADCIKIFDINLRQHFYTKNIIEESLKISNVLKINDDEIKVVADLYGWKEIDEQELCMQLLRRFALDIVILTKGTEGSFVFNNKETSCQPTPKVHVADTVGAGDSFTAAFVAAFMHGRPIAEAHQFAVEVSAYVCQQHGAMPKLADAHIEHFR; from the coding sequence ATGAACAAAATAATAGTAGGTCTCGGAGAAATATTATGGGATGTATTTCCGGAACGGAAAATATTGGGCGGGGCACCCGCTAATTTCGCGTATCATGTGTCGCAGTTCGGCTTTAACGGTTACGCTCTCAGCGCTGTGGGAAATGATCTCTTAGGGAAGGAAATACTCAATTCCCTGGAAGAGAAAAATCTAAACTATCTGATTGAAACTACCGATTATCCGACGGGAACAGTACAGGTTACGCTTAGTGGCGCAGGTATTCCTCAGTATGAGATATGCGAGAACGTGGCATGGGATAATATCCCGTTTACCAAACGTACCGAGAATCTGGCAAAGAGTACTTCCGCTGTTTGCTTCGGTTCTCTGGCTCAACGCAACAAAACATCGCGGGAGACGATAAAAAAATTCCTGAAAACCGTTCCTGCCGATTGTATAAAAATTTTCGACATCAATCTGCGTCAGCATTTCTACACGAAAAACATCATCGAGGAATCCTTAAAGATATCGAATGTGTTGAAGATAAACGACGATGAGATAAAAGTCGTAGCCGATCTATACGGTTGGAAAGAGATAGATGAGCAGGAGCTATGCATGCAGCTGCTAAGGCGGTTTGCACTCGATATTGTCATCCTCACCAAAGGTACTGAAGGTAGTTTCGTCTTCAACAACAAAGAAACATCCTGTCAACCCACGCCTAAAGTGCATGTGGCCGATACGGTAGGTGCGGGCGACTCGTTCACCGCAGCATTTGTAGCGGCATTTATGCATGGCAGGCCGATAGCCGAAGCTCACCAGTTCGCTGTCGAAGTCTCGGCGTATGTATGCCAACAACACGGTGCCATGCCTAAGTTGGCCGATGCCCATATTGAACATTTTCGTTAA
- the mnmD gene encoding tRNA (5-methylaminomethyl-2-thiouridine)(34)-methyltransferase MnmD yields the protein MQHILETTEDGSHTLYVPELDEHYHSTHGAIQESLHVYLEAGLHHCDKSEINLLEIGFGTGLNAFLTLLDTEKSGKTVKYTTLERYPVSITEAKMFNYSKLLDPSQEVKFIQLHSSPWEEWVEITPDFHLKKLQMDIKGLDKFQQGTAFDVVYYDAFAPEKQPGMWTERIFDRLYTLSNPGAVLTTYCAKGAVRRMLQSAGYHVERLPGPPGKREILQAVK from the coding sequence ATGCAACATATATTAGAAACAACGGAAGACGGATCGCATACACTGTATGTCCCGGAATTGGATGAGCACTACCACTCCACACACGGCGCCATTCAGGAGTCGCTTCATGTCTATCTGGAAGCGGGATTGCACCATTGCGATAAATCGGAGATCAACTTATTGGAAATCGGTTTCGGTACGGGGTTGAATGCATTTCTCACCTTGCTCGATACTGAAAAATCGGGTAAAACAGTAAAATATACTACTCTTGAACGATATCCGGTATCGATCACCGAGGCGAAGATGTTCAACTATAGTAAATTGCTGGATCCCTCGCAGGAAGTGAAGTTTATCCAACTTCACTCTTCTCCCTGGGAAGAGTGGGTAGAGATAACTCCCGACTTTCATCTGAAGAAGTTGCAAATGGATATCAAAGGATTGGACAAGTTTCAACAGGGAACAGCTTTCGATGTGGTCTACTACGATGCCTTTGCTCCCGAAAAACAACCTGGTATGTGGACGGAAAGGATATTCGACCGGTTGTATACCCTAAGCAATCCGGGAGCAGTGCTGACCACCTATTGTGCCAAAGGCGCCGTAAGAAGGATGCTTCAGTCCGCCGGTTACCATGTGGAACGTCTCCCCGGCCCTCCCGGGAAACGGGAAATATTACAGGCGGTAAAGTAA
- a CDS encoding T9SS type A sorting domain-containing protein produces the protein MKRCYSFFLMIYLISGACLPLFAQGDSGGSGMEGLQNRLVSPDTVNMQNREGFQHTEKLQNTTQIQKRQGSQNWEDPQDKTTIKLTGSQLIIENLPEDGVLEIYNIMGVKVYNRRVNAGTNQYILSLPKGYYIIKIGKLTRKIAVK, from the coding sequence ATGAAAAGATGTTATTCCTTCTTTTTGATGATATACCTGATCTCGGGAGCCTGTTTACCCTTGTTTGCACAGGGAGATTCGGGCGGGTCTGGTATGGAGGGACTGCAAAACAGACTTGTCTCCCCGGATACTGTGAATATGCAAAACAGAGAAGGGTTTCAACATACCGAAAAACTTCAGAATACTACGCAAATACAAAAACGACAGGGGTCTCAAAATTGGGAAGATCCGCAAGATAAAACTACCATTAAACTGACAGGGAGCCAGCTTATCATTGAGAATCTTCCAGAAGATGGAGTACTCGAAATATACAATATCATGGGAGTAAAAGTATATAACCGCCGGGTAAACGCAGGCACCAATCAATATATTCTATCCCTGCCAAAAGGCTATTATATCATAAAAATCGGTAAACTCACCCGGAAAATTGCTGTCAAATAA
- a CDS encoding alpha/beta hydrolase yields MKKVTILTFAGLMLLVQACTQAKQDRQSEETGNAEKVKTTGTMEKISPEKFTTFTVSDNVEMYRVSFRNQYDMNVAGHLFISKDLNRNAKNPAIIVGHPMGAVKEKSADVYASNLAERGFITMAIDLSFWGESEGEPRQVVAPDIYAEDFSAAVDFLGTRPFVDREKIGVLGICGSGSFVISAAKIDPRMKAIATVSMYDMGQANRNALNKSLTLEQRKQIIAEAAQQRYVEFEGGETRYTSGTCHELDENTDPIQREFYEFYRMPRGEYTPESSSPELTTHPTLSSNTKFMNFYPFNDIETISPRPMLFITGDQAHSKEFSEDAYKRAAEPKELHYVKGAGHVDLYDNTKGLAPFDKLESFFKEHLQ; encoded by the coding sequence ATGAAGAAAGTAACTATATTGACATTTGCAGGCCTAATGTTGTTAGTGCAGGCCTGCACCCAGGCAAAACAGGACAGGCAGAGTGAAGAGACCGGGAATGCTGAAAAGGTAAAAACAACGGGAACAATGGAAAAAATATCACCGGAGAAGTTTACGACATTTACCGTAAGCGACAATGTAGAAATGTACAGGGTATCATTCAGGAACCAATACGATATGAATGTGGCAGGACATCTGTTCATATCGAAAGATTTAAACCGGAACGCAAAAAATCCCGCTATCATCGTAGGACACCCGATGGGAGCTGTCAAGGAAAAAAGTGCAGATGTGTATGCATCTAATTTAGCAGAACGTGGTTTTATCACAATGGCGATTGATTTGTCATTTTGGGGTGAAAGCGAGGGTGAACCCCGACAAGTGGTCGCACCTGATATTTATGCTGAAGATTTCAGTGCCGCCGTTGATTTTCTGGGCACACGTCCATTCGTGGACAGGGAAAAAATCGGAGTGCTTGGCATTTGCGGTAGTGGTAGTTTTGTCATCAGCGCCGCCAAGATAGACCCGAGAATGAAAGCCATCGCCACCGTCAGCATGTACGATATGGGACAAGCAAACCGAAATGCCCTGAATAAATCCCTAACTCTTGAACAAAGGAAACAGATCATTGCAGAGGCTGCACAGCAACGCTATGTAGAATTTGAAGGAGGTGAAACCCGATATACCAGCGGAACCTGCCACGAGTTGGACGAAAATACCGATCCGATTCAGCGTGAATTTTACGAGTTCTACCGTATGCCAAGAGGGGAATATACACCTGAAAGCAGTTCCCCGGAACTTACCACCCACCCCACATTGAGCAGCAACACCAAATTTATGAATTTCTATCCGTTCAACGATATAGAAACAATCTCGCCTCGTCCCATGTTATTCATCACAGGTGACCAGGCACACTCGAAGGAGTTTAGCGAGGACGCCTACAAACGTGCGGCAGAACCAAAAGAGTTGCACTATGTCAAAGGTGCCGGACACGTGGATTTGTACGACAATACCAAAGGATTAGCCCCATTTGACAAATTGGAAAGTTTTTTCAAAGAACATTTACAATAG
- a CDS encoding metal ABC transporter ATP-binding protein — MNKLIDIANLTVGYENKPNVLKDINLSIYQDDFLGIIGPNGGGKTTLLRTILGLIKPQSGSVTFYDKGEKTASINIGYLPQINRIDKKFPISVSEVILSGLTPGNNIFKRYSSADRQKVKEVAERLGIEELLSRAIGDLSGGQLQRVLLGRAIVDNPKLIILDEPSTYVDKLFETNFYKLLGDINKEIAIVLVSHDVGTIISLVKNIACVNQGLHYHPGTDISQEWLLNAYESCPIEILGHGSLPHRVLLEHDHQEGGSHIHQ, encoded by the coding sequence ATGAATAAACTGATCGACATAGCAAACCTTACGGTTGGTTACGAAAACAAACCGAATGTGCTGAAGGATATCAATCTTAGTATATATCAAGATGATTTCCTCGGTATTATCGGACCGAATGGAGGAGGGAAGACTACCCTTTTGAGAACTATTCTCGGATTGATAAAACCTCAGTCGGGTTCCGTCACTTTCTATGATAAAGGTGAAAAAACAGCCTCAATTAATATTGGTTATCTCCCTCAGATAAACCGGATTGATAAAAAGTTTCCCATCTCCGTATCGGAGGTGATCCTGTCAGGTTTAACGCCGGGAAACAATATTTTCAAGAGATATTCTTCTGCGGACAGACAAAAGGTAAAAGAGGTGGCAGAGAGGCTTGGAATAGAAGAATTGCTGTCGCGTGCGATTGGAGATCTTTCGGGGGGACAGTTACAACGTGTGTTGCTGGGAAGGGCCATTGTCGACAATCCGAAACTGATCATTCTGGATGAGCCGAGTACCTATGTGGATAAGCTGTTTGAGACCAATTTTTATAAATTGCTGGGCGATATCAATAAAGAGATCGCCATTGTATTGGTTTCGCATGATGTAGGGACGATTATCTCTCTTGTGAAGAATATCGCCTGTGTGAATCAGGGATTGCATTATCATCCGGGTACCGATATATCTCAGGAATGGCTGCTGAATGCATATGAGTCGTGTCCCATCGAGATACTCGGTCATGGATCTCTGCCCCACCGTGTGCTGCTGGAGCATGATCATCAGGAAGGCGGATCACATATACATCAATAG
- the abc-f gene encoding ribosomal protection-like ABC-F family protein, with amino-acid sequence MLTIQNLSYTHPDKTLLFSNINLTVNPNEKIALIGNNGAGKTTLLRIIAGELQPSDGILKTDTNPYYIPQIFGQYDHLTVAKALQIDQKLRALHEILNGNISEKNYDLLNDDWTIEERCSTALNEWQLNSLDLSQKIETLSGGQKTKIFLAGISIHQPELVLLDEPSNHLDIPARHYLYDFIENTKCSLIIVSHDRKLLNHLNMVCELDKNGITVYGGNYDFYKEQKQIKANALAQDIQSKEKALKKAREKERETIERRQKLDARAKKNLSKAGLPKIVANTWRNSAEKSTAKIEGAHSEKTGNISQELQELRSYLPEADKMKFGFDHSGLHQGKILFTATNINFSYGNDKYVWNEPLSLRITSGERVAIKGTNGSGKTTLIKIILGNLTPQTGIVSVPESRSVYIDQDYSLINNKLTIYEQTQQFNTSALHEHEVKIRLNRFLFTKEDWDKPCTTLSGGERMRLMLCCLSIADQSPDIIVLDEPTNNLDIQNIEILTQTINEYQGTLLVISHDETFLEQINIQRIIGVN; translated from the coding sequence ATGCTTACTATTCAAAACCTGTCCTATACTCATCCCGACAAAACTCTGCTATTCAGTAATATCAACCTAACGGTTAATCCCAATGAGAAAATCGCATTGATTGGAAACAACGGTGCGGGTAAAACCACATTGCTAAGAATCATTGCAGGAGAATTGCAACCCTCGGATGGAATACTGAAAACAGATACGAACCCCTATTATATCCCTCAAATCTTCGGGCAGTATGATCACCTGACAGTTGCCAAAGCATTGCAAATAGATCAAAAGTTAAGAGCTTTACATGAAATCCTGAACGGAAATATTTCAGAAAAAAACTATGATCTGCTTAACGACGACTGGACAATCGAAGAACGTTGTTCCACGGCATTGAACGAATGGCAATTAAACAGTCTGGATCTGTCACAAAAAATAGAAACATTAAGCGGAGGACAGAAAACAAAGATCTTTCTGGCAGGTATCTCCATTCATCAGCCTGAACTGGTATTATTGGATGAACCGAGCAATCATCTGGATATTCCAGCAAGACACTATCTATATGATTTTATAGAAAACACAAAATGCAGTTTGATCATCGTCAGCCACGACCGCAAATTACTGAACCATTTAAATATGGTTTGTGAACTGGACAAAAACGGAATAACCGTTTATGGTGGTAATTATGACTTTTACAAAGAACAAAAACAGATAAAGGCCAACGCTTTGGCACAAGACATTCAAAGCAAGGAAAAAGCATTGAAAAAAGCCAGGGAAAAAGAACGTGAGACCATCGAGCGCAGGCAGAAACTGGATGCACGCGCAAAAAAGAACCTGTCGAAAGCAGGATTGCCGAAAATAGTAGCCAATACGTGGAGAAACAGTGCGGAAAAAAGTACTGCCAAAATAGAAGGTGCCCATTCTGAGAAAACAGGAAATATCTCACAGGAATTGCAGGAGCTGCGGTCCTACCTGCCGGAGGCCGACAAAATGAAATTCGGATTTGACCATTCAGGTCTGCATCAAGGGAAAATACTCTTTACTGCCACCAATATCAATTTTAGCTATGGGAACGATAAGTATGTATGGAACGAACCTTTAAGTCTCCGGATTACGAGCGGTGAACGGGTAGCCATAAAAGGGACAAATGGATCGGGAAAAACAACGTTAATCAAAATTATTCTCGGAAATCTTACACCACAAACCGGAATAGTATCTGTTCCTGAAAGCAGGTCCGTTTATATTGATCAGGATTATTCCCTGATAAACAATAAACTAACAATCTACGAACAGACACAACAGTTTAATACATCCGCTCTGCATGAACATGAAGTAAAAATCAGGCTAAACCGTTTTTTGTTCACGAAAGAAGATTGGGATAAACCTTGTACCACATTGAGTGGTGGAGAAAGAATGCGGCTAATGTTATGCTGCTTAAGCATTGCCGATCAATCACCGGATATTATTGTATTGGACGAGCCGACCAACAACCTCGATATACAGAACATCGAGATACTGACTCAGACCATCAACGAATATCAGGGAACACTACTCGTTATCTCCCACGATGAGACATTTCTGGAACAAATAAACATTCAAAGGATAATCGGCGTTAATTAA
- a CDS encoding cyclophilin-like fold protein produces the protein MRYSFLIIMLFMSMIGLGASSCGESGDNINPGNNTENNDNSNNGGNGDESMTSNKISIRVNSKTFTATLLDNNSAKAFLEILPLTMNMIELNGNEKYFDLPQSLPTNSSNPRTIQNGDLMLYGSRTLVLFYKTFSTSYSYTRLGRIDDTSGLAAALGSGNVTVTFEKE, from the coding sequence ATGAGATATTCATTTTTAATCATTATGCTTTTTATGTCAATGATTGGGCTTGGCGCCTCGTCTTGCGGGGAATCCGGCGATAATATCAATCCCGGCAACAACACAGAAAACAATGATAATAGTAATAACGGCGGCAACGGAGATGAGAGTATGACAAGTAATAAAATCAGCATCAGGGTCAATTCAAAAACCTTTACGGCTACTCTTTTGGATAATAATTCGGCAAAAGCCTTTTTGGAAATACTACCTTTGACAATGAATATGATTGAACTGAACGGCAACGAGAAATATTTCGACCTGCCCCAAAGTCTTCCGACAAATTCATCCAATCCCCGAACAATACAGAACGGAGATTTAATGCTTTACGGCTCACGCACTCTGGTACTATTTTACAAAACATTCTCTACATCTTACAGTTACACACGACTCGGACGCATTGACGACACATCGGGTTTGGCGGCCGCTCTGGGTTCGGGAAATGTAACGGTCACTTTTGAGAAAGAATAA
- a CDS encoding NAD(P)-dependent alcohol dehydrogenase — MKTFSVKAFGTEAPEADLQQMTIDRREVTAKDVEIDILFCGVCHSDLHTARNEWHGTVYPNVPGHEIVGRITKVGNGVTKFKVGDLAAVGCMVDSCRECEQCKHGNEQYCENGNVQTYNGHDIHLNKQTFGGYSERIVVDEDFVLHVPENLDLAATAPLLCAGVTTWSPLKHWNIGPGHKVGIVGIGGLGHMGVKLAKAMGAYVVVITTSPSKVADAKRLGADDVILSTDKEQMRANTNTLHFILDCVSAQHDVNAYLRLLKVDGTLALVGAPEHPLPIAAFSLIPARKNFAGSTIGSIKETQEMLDFCGEHAITADIELINIQDINTAYERLLKGDVKYRFVIDMTSLKG; from the coding sequence ATGAAAACATTTTCAGTAAAAGCATTCGGGACGGAAGCACCCGAAGCAGATCTGCAACAGATGACCATCGATCGCCGGGAAGTAACGGCAAAAGATGTAGAAATTGATATTCTGTTTTGTGGCGTTTGCCATTCCGATCTACATACGGCAAGAAATGAGTGGCACGGTACCGTATATCCCAATGTACCGGGGCATGAGATCGTGGGGCGGATTACAAAAGTCGGTAACGGCGTGACCAAATTCAAAGTGGGCGACCTTGCCGCTGTCGGTTGCATGGTAGACAGCTGCCGGGAATGTGAGCAGTGCAAACACGGAAACGAGCAGTATTGCGAAAACGGAAATGTCCAGACATACAACGGGCACGACATACATCTTAACAAGCAAACATTCGGCGGCTATTCGGAACGTATAGTGGTAGATGAAGATTTTGTGTTACACGTACCCGAAAACCTGGATCTGGCAGCCACTGCGCCATTGCTCTGCGCGGGAGTAACCACCTGGTCGCCCTTGAAACATTGGAATATAGGCCCCGGACACAAAGTCGGGATTGTCGGGATCGGCGGACTGGGACACATGGGCGTAAAGCTGGCTAAAGCAATGGGAGCCTATGTGGTGGTTATTACCACTTCTCCGTCGAAAGTAGCCGATGCCAAACGGTTAGGGGCTGACGACGTCATTCTGTCCACAGACAAGGAACAGATGAGAGCCAATACCAACACGCTGCACTTTATACTGGACTGCGTTTCAGCACAACACGACGTAAATGCCTATTTGCGGCTACTCAAAGTAGACGGAACACTGGCCTTGGTGGGAGCGCCCGAGCATCCACTACCCATCGCAGCTTTCAGCCTGATCCCCGCAAGGAAGAACTTTGCCGGATCGACCATCGGAAGCATCAAAGAGACACAGGAAATGCTTGATTTCTGCGGCGAACATGCTATTACCGCGGACATCGAATTGATCAATATACAGGATATCAACACTGCCTACGAACGACTGTTGAAAGGCGACGTAAAGTATCGTTTTGTCATTGATATGACTTCTCTGAAAGGTTAA
- a CDS encoding GNAT family N-acetyltransferase — translation MVIEIDSEIELRQLELRDSIDIFEAIDSQRDYLGKWLPFVAFTKEISDTKEFVDSIINAPKEISELVFTIRKQNKFIGLIGFKDTDRSNKKTEIGYWLSEKYQKQGIITRSVEKLCDFAFNKLDINRVQIKCAVGNQSSIKIPQRLSFKFEGIERDGELLTGNIFTDLEIYSKLKSDK, via the coding sequence ATGGTAATAGAAATCGACAGTGAAATAGAATTAAGACAATTGGAACTAAGAGACTCGATTGATATTTTTGAAGCCATTGACAGCCAGAGGGATTATTTAGGCAAATGGCTTCCATTTGTAGCGTTCACCAAAGAAATATCCGATACGAAAGAATTTGTAGATTCTATAATCAATGCGCCAAAAGAGATATCCGAACTGGTATTCACCATCAGAAAACAGAACAAATTCATCGGGCTTATCGGTTTTAAAGATACCGACAGATCCAACAAAAAGACAGAAATCGGATACTGGCTTTCGGAGAAATATCAGAAACAGGGAATTATCACAAGATCAGTGGAGAAGCTTTGTGATTTTGCTTTCAATAAGCTGGATATAAACAGAGTTCAAATAAAATGTGCAGTCGGCAATCAATCCAGTATAAAGATTCCCCAAAGATTAAGTTTTAAATTTGAGGGTATCGAAAGAGACGGAGAATTACTCACCGGAAATATTTTTACGGACCTGGAAATTTACAGCAAATTAAAATCCGATAAATAA